From one Azospirillum ramasamyi genomic stretch:
- a CDS encoding glycosyltransferase: MNNPKNSIRRAAIAAALLAVTAGHASFWSWRNAPTPVEAEPGRIESVSYSPSGRSYDPNDQPVVPRKELERDMAAIVGFADGVRTYSTLGSQGEVPEIAISKGLDVTLGIWLSEDKARNEREILHAVALAKEFRGIKRIIVGNETLLRAELTDAELAAYIKRVRAAVPASVKVGTADVWSEMIKADATVKASDFMGVHVLPYWEGVPAENALTWIRDRLDTVRKAHPGKPLYVGEVGWPSGGENFHDAYPTPEAQAAVVRGFAAEANALGLSYNVVEAFDGIWKSTIEGSPGPTWGVLDADRQPKWSMTGAVAAPYGERVAAGVALAVGLALSAFVVFRRRTNAGFALAASMGANIIGFAIGSAVAGAYAEYLTFGAVTTWGSAFALGALMMSVTFADLVDVARRLLTGRAPALLPQAVPAVDHKPMVSVHVAACREQPDVLNATLASLSRLDYPNYEVVVLINNTEEEHLVRPVEEMCRALGPKFKFHWYKKISGFKAGALNAAMRHTDPAAEIVAVLDADYTVSPDWLSKLAPAFADPSVGIVQAPQEHRDGHETALKAAMTAEYRPFFDVGMQEGVSSQAFICHGTMIMLRRSAMDQVGGWSEAGICEDTELGLRILSAGYRAAYTDERLGAGLAPDNFMQFRKQRDRWVFGSTQIVRAHWRKFLPGAAELSARQKLGYAANWIRWWSDAVGMFAAVAAVIWTFASLVLPLHLPPVAATAAVLGALVLRAASSLLASRYASGNSWKQSLGACAVGMALSTTVALAVFRGLFRKHDAFRVTAKGGKRTAGRFCAKPEAWLSAALVAASATAAMANPLGTLSLELWSWLLAAMAVPNLMAVAFGIGDMLPVRETKPAPVPAIPQAKSAGQDQGANQPITA, encoded by the coding sequence ATGAACAACCCGAAGAACTCGATCCGGCGCGCAGCCATCGCCGCCGCACTGCTGGCCGTGACCGCCGGCCACGCGTCCTTCTGGTCCTGGCGCAATGCGCCGACGCCGGTGGAGGCGGAGCCCGGCCGTATCGAATCCGTGTCCTATTCTCCATCGGGCCGCAGCTACGATCCCAACGATCAGCCGGTGGTGCCGCGCAAGGAGCTCGAGAGGGACATGGCCGCCATCGTCGGCTTCGCCGATGGCGTCCGCACCTATTCCACCCTGGGCTCCCAGGGCGAAGTCCCGGAAATCGCGATCTCCAAGGGGCTGGACGTCACGCTCGGCATCTGGCTGAGCGAGGACAAGGCCCGGAACGAGCGCGAGATCCTGCACGCCGTCGCTCTCGCCAAGGAGTTCCGCGGCATCAAGCGCATCATCGTCGGCAACGAGACGCTGCTGCGCGCCGAACTGACCGACGCCGAGCTGGCCGCCTACATCAAGCGCGTGCGCGCCGCCGTTCCCGCCTCCGTCAAGGTCGGCACCGCCGATGTGTGGTCGGAGATGATCAAGGCCGATGCCACGGTGAAGGCGTCGGACTTCATGGGCGTCCACGTTCTGCCCTACTGGGAAGGCGTCCCGGCCGAAAACGCGCTGACCTGGATCCGTGACCGGCTCGACACCGTGCGCAAGGCGCATCCGGGCAAGCCGCTGTATGTGGGCGAGGTCGGCTGGCCGTCGGGCGGCGAGAACTTCCACGACGCCTATCCGACGCCGGAGGCCCAGGCCGCCGTCGTCCGCGGTTTCGCGGCGGAAGCCAACGCGCTCGGCCTGTCCTACAACGTCGTCGAGGCCTTCGACGGCATCTGGAAGTCGACCATCGAAGGGTCGCCCGGCCCGACCTGGGGCGTGCTGGATGCCGACCGTCAGCCGAAATGGTCGATGACCGGCGCGGTCGCCGCCCCCTATGGCGAGCGTGTCGCCGCCGGCGTCGCTCTGGCCGTCGGTCTCGCCCTGTCCGCCTTCGTGGTGTTCCGCCGCCGGACCAACGCCGGCTTCGCGCTGGCCGCGTCCATGGGCGCCAACATCATCGGTTTCGCCATCGGCTCGGCGGTTGCCGGCGCCTATGCCGAGTATCTGACCTTCGGTGCGGTCACCACCTGGGGCTCCGCCTTCGCGCTGGGCGCCCTGATGATGAGCGTCACCTTCGCCGATCTGGTGGACGTCGCCCGCCGGCTGCTGACCGGCCGCGCTCCGGCCCTGCTGCCGCAGGCCGTGCCGGCGGTCGATCACAAGCCGATGGTTTCCGTCCACGTCGCCGCCTGCCGTGAGCAGCCGGACGTGCTGAACGCCACGCTGGCTTCGCTGTCGCGGCTGGACTACCCGAACTACGAGGTCGTCGTCCTGATCAACAACACCGAGGAGGAACATCTGGTCCGCCCGGTGGAGGAGATGTGCCGGGCGCTGGGTCCGAAGTTCAAGTTCCACTGGTACAAGAAGATCTCCGGCTTCAAGGCCGGCGCCCTGAACGCCGCGATGCGCCACACCGACCCGGCCGCCGAGATCGTCGCCGTACTGGACGCCGACTACACCGTGTCGCCCGACTGGCTGTCGAAGCTGGCCCCGGCCTTCGCCGATCCGTCTGTCGGCATCGTCCAGGCTCCGCAGGAGCACCGCGACGGCCACGAGACGGCGCTGAAGGCGGCGATGACCGCCGAGTACCGCCCCTTCTTCGACGTCGGCATGCAGGAGGGCGTGTCGTCCCAGGCCTTCATCTGCCACGGCACGATGATCATGCTGCGCCGGTCGGCGATGGATCAGGTCGGCGGCTGGTCGGAAGCCGGCATCTGCGAGGACACCGAACTGGGCCTGCGCATCCTGTCGGCCGGCTATCGCGCCGCCTACACCGACGAGCGGCTGGGTGCCGGTCTGGCTCCGGACAACTTCATGCAGTTCCGCAAGCAGCGCGACCGCTGGGTGTTCGGCTCGACCCAGATCGTCCGCGCCCATTGGAGGAAGTTCCTGCCGGGTGCGGCCGAGTTGAGCGCGCGTCAGAAGCTTGGCTATGCCGCCAACTGGATCCGCTGGTGGTCCGACGCCGTCGGCATGTTCGCCGCCGTCGCCGCCGTGATCTGGACCTTCGCCTCGCTGGTTCTGCCGCTGCACCTGCCGCCGGTGGCCGCCACCGCCGCCGTGCTGGGCGCCCTGGTCCTGCGTGCGGCCTCCAGCCTGCTGGCCTCGCGCTACGCCTCCGGCAACAGCTGGAAGCAGAGCCTGGGTGCCTGCGCCGTCGGCATGGCCCTGTCCACCACCGTCGCCCTGGCCGTCTTCCGCGGCCTGTTCCGCAAGCACGACGCCTTCCGGGTGACCGCCAAGGGCGGCAAGCGCACCGCCGGCCGCTTCTGCGCCAAGCCCGAGGCCTGGCTGTCCGCCGCCCTGGTCGCCGCCTCCGCCACTGCCGCCATGGCGAACCCGCTGGGCACCCTGTCGCTGGAACTGTGGTCGTGGCTGCTTGCCGCCATGGCGGTGCCGAACCTGATGGCCGTCGCCTTCGGCATCGGCGACATGCTGCCGGTCCGCGAGACCAAGCCGGCGCCGGTCCCGGCCATTCCGCAGGCCAAGTCGGCCGGCCAGGATCAGGGGGCGAACCAGCCGATCACCGCATAA
- the gcvPB gene encoding aminomethyl-transferring glycine dehydrogenase subunit GcvPB: MSMNNQGRPSAIPANSGAFDGVTGTVTGNRGLQIEEPLTFEQDSAGRTGVDLPEVPKAATRLGAVKPRAKVGLPGLAEPQVVRHYTRLSQKNYAIDSGFYPLGSCTMKHNPRLNEKMARLPGFSDVHPLQPVSTVQGALELMDQLAHWLKTLTGMAAVTLAPAAGAHGEMCGIMAIRAAHEAKGDSGRTKILVPESAHGTNPATAAACGYSVEAIPATADGRVDLEALKAKLGPDVAGLMLTNPNTCGLFERDIIAIADAVHEAGGYFYCDGANFNAIVGRVRPADLGIDVMHINLHKTFSTPHGGGGPGSGPVVFAESLAPFIPVPYVTHGADGFALVENAGDGPAFGRMKAFHGQMGMFVRALSYMLSHGADGLWQASGDAVLNANYVMARLEDVMTASFEGPCMHECLFDDRFLKGTGVTTLDMAKALIDEGFHPMTMYFPLVVHGALLIEPTETESKASLDQFVDALRALAERAKSGDVAYFQAAPRLTPRRRLDETAAARKPVLRWTPPVAAEAVAAE, encoded by the coding sequence ATGAGCATGAACAACCAGGGCCGTCCGTCGGCCATCCCCGCGAACTCGGGCGCTTTCGACGGCGTGACCGGCACCGTCACCGGCAACCGCGGCCTGCAGATCGAAGAACCGCTGACCTTCGAACAGGACAGCGCCGGCCGCACCGGCGTCGACCTGCCGGAGGTGCCGAAGGCGGCCACTCGCCTGGGTGCGGTGAAGCCGCGCGCCAAGGTCGGGCTGCCGGGCCTCGCCGAGCCGCAGGTGGTCCGCCACTACACCCGGCTGTCGCAGAAGAACTACGCCATCGACAGCGGATTCTACCCGCTGGGCTCCTGCACGATGAAGCACAACCCGCGCCTGAACGAGAAGATGGCGCGGCTTCCCGGCTTCTCCGACGTGCATCCGCTGCAGCCGGTCAGCACGGTGCAGGGCGCGCTGGAACTGATGGATCAGTTGGCCCATTGGTTGAAGACGCTGACCGGCATGGCCGCCGTGACGCTGGCGCCCGCCGCCGGCGCCCATGGCGAGATGTGCGGCATCATGGCGATCCGCGCCGCCCATGAGGCCAAGGGCGACAGTGGCCGCACCAAGATCCTGGTGCCGGAAAGCGCCCACGGCACCAATCCGGCGACCGCCGCCGCCTGCGGATACAGCGTCGAGGCCATTCCTGCGACCGCCGACGGGCGCGTCGATCTGGAGGCGCTGAAGGCCAAGCTCGGTCCCGACGTGGCCGGCCTGATGCTGACCAATCCCAACACCTGCGGCCTGTTCGAGCGCGACATCATCGCCATCGCCGACGCGGTCCACGAGGCGGGCGGCTATTTCTACTGCGACGGCGCCAACTTCAACGCCATCGTCGGGCGGGTGCGTCCGGCCGACCTCGGCATCGACGTCATGCACATCAACCTGCACAAGACCTTCTCCACCCCGCATGGCGGCGGCGGGCCGGGGTCCGGTCCTGTGGTGTTCGCGGAGTCGCTGGCGCCCTTCATCCCAGTACCCTATGTCACCCATGGCGCCGATGGCTTCGCGCTGGTGGAGAATGCCGGCGACGGTCCGGCCTTCGGCCGCATGAAGGCCTTCCACGGCCAGATGGGCATGTTCGTCCGCGCGCTGTCCTACATGCTGAGCCATGGCGCCGACGGGCTGTGGCAGGCGTCGGGCGATGCGGTGCTGAACGCCAACTACGTCATGGCGCGGCTGGAAGACGTGATGACCGCGTCCTTCGAGGGACCGTGCATGCACGAGTGCCTGTTCGACGACCGCTTCCTGAAGGGGACCGGGGTCACCACGCTCGACATGGCGAAGGCGCTGATCGACGAGGGCTTCCACCCGATGACCATGTATTTCCCGCTGGTCGTCCACGGCGCCCTGCTGATCGAGCCGACCGAGACGGAAAGCAAGGCCAGCCTCGACCAGTTCGTCGATGCCCTGCGCGCCCTGGCCGAGCGGGCGAAGTCGGGCGACGTCGCCTATTTCCAGGCCGCGCCGCGCCTGACCCCGCGCCGCCGGCTGGACGAGACCGCCGCGGCGCGCAAGCCGGTCCTGCGCTGGACGCCGCCGGTGGCGGCGGAGGCCGTAGCGGCGGAGTAA
- the gcvPA gene encoding aminomethyl-transferring glycine dehydrogenase subunit GcvPA: MRYLPLTEADRQSMLEAIRATSVEDLFRDVPKSARLAGPIGGLPNHMGELEVERLLGAMAAKNVPAGSVPSFLGAGAYRHHVPATVDHLVQRGEFLTAYTPYQPEVSQGTLQVLFEFQTQVALLTGMDVANASMYDGATSCAEAVMMANRITRRKKAILSGGLHPHYRDVTTTDARFIGFEAVALPAAPTGGEDLLALVDDKTSCVVVQNPDVFGHVRDYTDLAAACQAKGALLIVVVTEALSLGLLTPPGDMGADIVAAEGQSFGNALNFGGPYVGLFAVKDKYVRQMPGRLCGETVDADGRRGFVLTLSTREQHIRREKATSNICTNSGLCALAFSIHVSLLGEAGITQLAQLNHAKAVRMADKLAAVPGVEVLNDGFFNEFTVKLPKPAAAVVEELAKRRILGGVPVSRLYPGEMEDLLLVAVTETNTDADMDAFAAALTEVLA; this comes from the coding sequence ATGCGCTATCTGCCCCTGACCGAGGCCGACCGGCAGTCGATGCTGGAGGCCATCCGCGCAACATCGGTCGAAGACCTGTTCCGCGACGTTCCAAAGTCGGCCCGTCTGGCCGGTCCGATCGGGGGCCTGCCCAACCATATGGGCGAGCTCGAGGTCGAGCGGCTGCTCGGCGCCATGGCGGCGAAGAATGTCCCGGCCGGATCGGTGCCGAGCTTCCTCGGTGCCGGCGCCTACCGCCACCATGTGCCGGCCACCGTCGATCACCTGGTCCAGCGCGGCGAGTTCCTGACCGCCTACACCCCGTATCAGCCGGAGGTGAGCCAGGGCACGCTGCAGGTCCTGTTCGAATTCCAGACCCAGGTCGCGCTGCTGACCGGCATGGATGTGGCCAACGCGTCGATGTATGACGGCGCCACCTCCTGCGCCGAGGCGGTGATGATGGCCAACCGCATCACCCGGCGGAAGAAGGCGATCCTGTCCGGCGGCCTGCACCCGCATTACCGCGACGTGACCACCACCGACGCCCGCTTCATCGGGTTCGAGGCGGTGGCCCTCCCGGCCGCCCCGACCGGCGGCGAGGATCTGCTGGCGCTGGTCGACGACAAGACCTCCTGCGTCGTCGTGCAGAACCCGGACGTGTTCGGCCATGTCCGCGACTACACCGATCTGGCCGCCGCCTGCCAGGCCAAGGGCGCCCTGCTGATCGTCGTGGTGACGGAGGCCCTGTCGCTCGGCCTGCTGACCCCGCCGGGCGACATGGGCGCCGACATCGTCGCGGCGGAAGGCCAGTCCTTTGGCAACGCTCTGAATTTCGGCGGCCCCTATGTCGGGCTGTTCGCGGTGAAGGACAAGTATGTCCGCCAGATGCCGGGCCGCCTGTGCGGCGAGACGGTCGACGCCGACGGCCGCCGCGGCTTCGTGCTGACGCTCTCCACCCGCGAGCAGCACATCCGCCGCGAGAAGGCGACGTCCAACATCTGCACCAATTCCGGCCTGTGCGCGCTGGCCTTCTCGATCCATGTCAGCCTGCTGGGCGAGGCTGGGATCACGCAGCTGGCCCAGTTGAACCACGCCAAGGCGGTCCGGATGGCCGACAAGCTGGCGGCGGTTCCGGGCGTCGAGGTGCTGAACGACGGCTTCTTCAACGAATTCACCGTGAAGCTGCCGAAGCCGGCCGCCGCGGTGGTCGAGGAGCTTGCCAAGCGCCGCATCCTGGGCGGCGTGCCCGTATCGCGCCTGTATCCGGGCGAGATGGAGGATTTGCTGCTGGTCGCCGTCACCGAGACCAACACCGACGCCGACATGGACGCCTTCGCGGCAGCCTTGACCGAGGTTCTGGCATGA
- the gcvH gene encoding glycine cleavage system protein GcvH, protein MTKKFTKDHEWVQVDGDVATVGVTDFAQSQLGDVVFVELPEAGRELEQGKEAAVVESVKAASDVYAPVSGTVVEANQSLVDDPSMVNSAAETDGWFFRIQLKDASELDALMDEAAYKAFVEESH, encoded by the coding sequence ATGACCAAGAAATTCACCAAGGACCATGAGTGGGTTCAGGTCGACGGCGACGTCGCCACGGTCGGCGTCACCGACTTCGCGCAGAGCCAGCTGGGCGACGTCGTGTTCGTCGAACTGCCCGAGGCCGGGCGCGAGCTGGAACAGGGCAAGGAAGCCGCCGTCGTCGAATCGGTGAAGGCCGCCAGCGACGTGTACGCGCCGGTGTCGGGCACCGTGGTGGAGGCCAACCAGTCCCTGGTGGACGACCCGTCGATGGTCAACAGCGCCGCCGAGACCGACGGCTGGTTCTTCAGGATCCAGTTGAAGGACGCCTCCGAACTGGATGCCCTGATGGACGAAGCGGCCTACAAGGCCTTCGTGGAGGAATCCCACTAA
- the gcvT gene encoding glycine cleavage system aminomethyltransferase GcvT, whose translation MTEAATALKTTPLHALHVELGARMVPFAGYDMPVQYPLGILKEHQHTREKAGLFDVSHMGQVRLTGDDPAAALETLVPGDIKGLAQGRMRYTLFLNEQGGILDDLMVTNAGDHLFLVVNAACKEQDVAHLREKLAGKAEVELLDDLALMALQGPMAAEMMARFVPEAATMKFMTCLSATFKGVPVILTRSGYTGEDGYEISCDKADAEMIARALLAESEVEAIGLGARDSLRLEAGLCLYGHDIDTTTTPVEAALEWTLPKRRRAEGGFPGYEIIHRQLTEGAARRRVGIQPEGRQPAREHTEIQDANGNRIGEVTSGGFGPTAGAPVAMGYVDIANSAVDTPLTLLVRGKPLPARVAATPFVPQRYYRG comes from the coding sequence GTGACCGAGGCCGCAACCGCTCTCAAGACCACTCCGCTGCACGCGCTCCATGTCGAGCTTGGCGCCCGCATGGTGCCTTTCGCCGGCTATGACATGCCGGTGCAGTATCCGCTGGGCATCCTGAAGGAGCACCAGCACACCCGCGAGAAGGCAGGGCTGTTCGACGTGTCCCACATGGGGCAGGTCCGCCTGACCGGCGACGATCCCGCCGCCGCCCTGGAAACGCTGGTTCCCGGCGACATCAAGGGGCTGGCGCAGGGCCGCATGCGCTACACGCTGTTCCTGAACGAGCAGGGCGGCATTCTCGACGACCTGATGGTGACGAATGCCGGCGACCATCTGTTCCTGGTGGTGAACGCCGCCTGCAAGGAGCAGGACGTCGCCCATCTGCGCGAGAAGCTGGCTGGCAAGGCCGAGGTCGAACTGCTGGACGATCTGGCGCTGATGGCGCTCCAGGGTCCGATGGCGGCCGAGATGATGGCCCGCTTCGTGCCGGAAGCCGCCACCATGAAGTTCATGACCTGTCTGTCCGCCACCTTCAAGGGCGTGCCGGTGATCCTGACCCGCTCCGGCTACACCGGCGAGGACGGCTACGAGATCTCCTGCGACAAGGCCGATGCGGAGATGATCGCCCGCGCCCTGCTGGCCGAATCGGAGGTCGAGGCGATCGGGCTGGGTGCGCGCGACTCGCTGCGGCTGGAGGCCGGGCTCTGCCTCTACGGCCACGACATCGACACCACCACCACGCCGGTCGAGGCCGCGCTGGAATGGACGCTGCCGAAGCGCCGCCGCGCCGAGGGCGGTTTTCCCGGCTACGAAATCATCCACCGGCAGCTGACCGAAGGCGCTGCGCGCCGCCGCGTCGGCATCCAGCCGGAAGGCCGCCAGCCGGCCCGCGAGCACACCGAAATCCAGGACGCGAACGGCAACCGCATCGGCGAGGTCACCAGCGGCGGCTTCGGCCCGACCGCCGGGGCGCCGGTCGCCATGGGCTATGTCGACATCGCGAATTCCGCGGTGGATACGCCGCTGACGCTGCTGGTGCGCGGCAAGCCGCTGCCCGCCCGCGTCGCCGCCACGCCCTTCGTGCCGCAACGCTATTACCGGGGCTGA
- a CDS encoding lipoprotein: MRKSRPALLAAGAVAVLSGCSGMGLGQTDPADAALACPKVNIVRDLQEVTVFRPGGRDLTDLESRAALVDYTGNCEYTSNGVTVNVNVFLVAERGPALPGNTAKYQYFVALAQPDDTLVSKAYFDTDVTFVTGQPRAGTREELAPRIPLPKDANAKDWKIYLGFQLTPEQLDFNRTQMRK; this comes from the coding sequence ATGCGTAAGAGCCGCCCTGCGCTGCTCGCCGCCGGGGCCGTCGCGGTGCTGTCCGGCTGTTCCGGCATGGGTCTGGGACAGACCGATCCGGCGGACGCGGCGCTGGCCTGCCCCAAGGTCAACATCGTGCGCGACCTGCAGGAGGTGACGGTCTTCCGTCCCGGCGGCAGGGATCTCACCGATCTGGAGTCGCGCGCGGCGCTGGTCGATTACACCGGCAATTGCGAATACACCAGCAACGGCGTCACAGTGAACGTGAACGTCTTCCTGGTGGCCGAACGCGGTCCGGCCTTGCCGGGCAACACCGCCAAGTACCAGTATTTCGTCGCGCTGGCCCAACCGGACGACACGCTGGTGTCGAAAGCCTATTTCGACACCGACGTGACCTTCGTCACCGGCCAGCCGCGCGCCGGCACGAGGGAGGAACTGGCCCCGCGGATCCCGCTGCCCAAGGATGCCAACGCCAAGGACTGGAAGATCTATCTCGGCTTCCAGCTGACGCCGGAGCAGCTGGACTTCAACCGGACGCAGATGAGGAAGTAA
- the ispH gene encoding 4-hydroxy-3-methylbut-2-enyl diphosphate reductase translates to MTTTNSPTIQPLTILLAAPRGFCAGVDRAIQIVETALDRFGAPVYVRHEIVHNRFVVESLEAKGAVFVDELTEVPDGRPVVFSAHGVPKSVPQAAEARGLFYLDATCPLVSKVHREAERHFEDGRQIVLIGHAGHPEVIGTMGQLPEGAVVLVESVADVAKLEVRDPENLAYATQTTLSVDETTEILAALQARFPAIAGPKKEDICYATTNRQAAVKAIAPKVDALLVLGAPNSSNSKRLVEVAKLHGCPAAQLVQRAAEIDWSALAGVGRLGITAGASAPEVLVEEVIEAARARFDVTVEELRTATENIVFKLPRALSVERETV, encoded by the coding sequence ATGACCACCACCAATTCCCCGACCATCCAGCCCTTGACGATTCTGCTGGCGGCTCCCCGCGGCTTCTGCGCCGGCGTGGATCGGGCGATCCAGATCGTCGAGACGGCGCTGGACCGTTTCGGGGCGCCGGTTTATGTCCGGCACGAGATCGTCCACAACCGATTCGTGGTCGAAAGCCTGGAAGCCAAGGGCGCCGTCTTCGTCGATGAACTGACCGAGGTGCCGGACGGCCGCCCGGTGGTGTTCTCCGCCCATGGCGTGCCGAAATCGGTGCCGCAGGCGGCGGAGGCGCGCGGCCTGTTCTATCTCGACGCCACCTGTCCGCTCGTCAGCAAGGTCCACCGCGAGGCCGAACGCCATTTCGAGGACGGCCGCCAGATCGTGCTGATCGGCCATGCCGGACACCCGGAGGTGATCGGCACCATGGGCCAGCTGCCCGAGGGGGCCGTCGTGCTGGTGGAGAGTGTGGCCGACGTCGCCAAGCTGGAGGTCCGGGATCCGGAGAACCTCGCCTACGCCACCCAGACCACGCTGTCGGTGGACGAGACGACGGAGATCCTGGCCGCGCTCCAGGCCCGCTTCCCCGCCATCGCCGGGCCGAAGAAGGAGGACATCTGCTATGCCACCACCAACCGTCAGGCGGCGGTGAAGGCCATCGCGCCGAAGGTGGACGCGCTGCTGGTTCTCGGCGCGCCGAACTCGTCGAACTCCAAGCGCCTGGTCGAGGTGGCGAAGCTCCATGGCTGCCCGGCCGCCCAGCTGGTCCAGCGCGCCGCCGAGATCGACTGGAGCGCACTGGCCGGCGTCGGGCGGCTCGGCATCACCGCCGGCGCGTCGGCCCCGGAAGTGCTGGTGGAGGAGGTCATCGAAGCCGCCCGCGCGCGATTCGACGTGACGGTGGAGGAACTGCGCACGGCCACCGAGAACATCGTCTTCAAGCTGCCGCGCGCGTTATCGGTGGAGCGGGAGACGGTTTGA
- a CDS encoding cobyric acid synthase, with amino-acid sequence MRSRAIMLQGTGSDVGKSLLVAGLCRALVRRGLTVRPFKPQNMSNNAAVTADGGEIGRAQALQARACGAAPSVHMNPVLLKPQSDVGAQVVVRGVVVGTARAADYQARKRELLGTVLDSFERLRSDADIVVVEGAGSPAEVNLRAGDIANMGFATAADVPVLLVGDIDRGGVIASLVGTHALLPESEQERIKGFLINKFRGDVRLFDEGLRIIESHTGWRGFGVVPWLPEAATLPAEDAVALDRPRSAGDGALRVAVPMLSRIANFDDFDPLAQEPGVALTMVRPGRPLPGDADLVILPGTKATIADLAFLRAQGWDIDLLAHWRRGGRVLGICGGYQMLGRRIADPEGIEGPAGEAAGLGLLDVETVLKGPKVLEEAQGRERRTGAAVAGYEMHMGRTEGPDRARPMLELAGGVTDGAESADGRVAGCYLHGLFGADGFRAAYLRAMGGGSDLAYGVAVERALDAVADRLESVVDVDGLLAVAAGA; translated from the coding sequence ATGCGGTCTCGGGCGATCATGCTGCAGGGCACCGGCTCCGACGTCGGCAAGTCGCTGCTGGTGGCGGGGCTGTGCCGGGCGCTGGTGCGGCGCGGGCTGACCGTCCGGCCGTTCAAGCCGCAGAACATGTCCAACAACGCCGCGGTCACTGCGGACGGCGGCGAGATCGGCCGCGCGCAGGCGCTCCAGGCACGGGCCTGCGGCGCGGCGCCCAGCGTCCATATGAACCCGGTGCTGCTGAAGCCGCAGTCGGACGTCGGCGCCCAGGTGGTGGTGCGCGGCGTGGTGGTGGGAACCGCGCGCGCCGCCGACTATCAGGCCCGCAAGCGCGAACTGCTGGGCACCGTGCTGGACAGCTTCGAGCGGCTACGGTCGGACGCCGACATTGTGGTTGTGGAGGGCGCCGGCAGCCCGGCCGAGGTCAATCTGCGGGCCGGCGACATCGCCAACATGGGCTTCGCGACCGCCGCCGACGTGCCGGTGCTGCTGGTCGGCGACATCGACCGCGGCGGCGTGATCGCCAGTCTGGTCGGCACCCACGCACTTCTACCAGAATCTGAACAGGAGCGGATCAAGGGCTTTCTTATCAACAAGTTCCGCGGTGATGTTCGCCTGTTCGATGAAGGGCTGCGGATCATCGAGAGCCACACCGGCTGGCGCGGGTTCGGCGTGGTGCCCTGGCTGCCGGAGGCGGCGACCCTGCCGGCGGAGGATGCGGTTGCGCTCGACCGGCCGCGTAGCGCGGGCGACGGGGCGTTGCGCGTGGCCGTGCCGATGCTGTCGCGGATCGCCAATTTCGACGATTTCGATCCGCTGGCGCAGGAACCCGGCGTCGCGCTGACCATGGTGCGTCCGGGCCGGCCGCTGCCGGGCGATGCCGATCTGGTGATCCTGCCCGGCACCAAGGCGACCATCGCCGACCTTGCCTTCTTGCGGGCGCAGGGCTGGGACATCGACCTGCTGGCTCACTGGCGGCGTGGCGGGCGGGTGTTGGGGATCTGCGGCGGATACCAGATGCTGGGGCGGCGCATCGCCGATCCCGAGGGCATCGAAGGACCGGCGGGCGAGGCCGCGGGGCTTGGCCTGCTGGATGTCGAGACGGTGCTGAAAGGCCCGAAGGTGCTGGAGGAAGCCCAAGGCCGGGAGCGCCGTACCGGCGCGGCGGTGGCGGGTTACGAGATGCACATGGGGCGGACCGAGGGGCCTGACCGGGCGCGGCCGATGCTGGAGCTTGCGGGCGGCGTGACCGACGGCGCGGAATCGGCGGATGGCAGGGTCGCCGGCTGCTACCTGCACGGGCTTTTCGGGGCCGACGGCTTTCGAGCGGCCTATCTGCGGGCGATGGGCGGCGGGTCGGATTTGGCCTATGGGGTGGCGGTGGAGCGCGCGCTCGACGCGGTCGCGGATCGGCTGGAGAGCGTGGTGGATGTGGACGGACTGTTGGCTGTGGCGGCGGGGGCGTGA
- the cobO gene encoding cob(I)yrinic acid a,c-diamide adenosyltransferase → MTDAATDAEELNRRHAEKMKRRKALQERTLASKTVEKGLLMVHTGKGKGKSTAAFGLMMRAVGHGMRVGMVQFVKGAWSTGETVALERFEDLVDFHTMGEGFTWDTQDRARDIAAAEAAWAKARELMADPRYRLIVLDELNIVLRMEYLPMDEVLATLAARRPDLHVCITGRNARPELIAAADLVTEMTLVKHPFEAGVKAQAGIEF, encoded by the coding sequence ATGACGGACGCCGCGACCGACGCCGAGGAACTGAACCGCCGCCATGCCGAGAAGATGAAGCGGCGCAAGGCGCTTCAGGAGCGGACGCTCGCCTCCAAGACGGTGGAGAAGGGCCTGCTGATGGTCCACACCGGCAAGGGCAAGGGCAAATCGACCGCGGCCTTCGGCCTGATGATGCGCGCCGTCGGCCACGGCATGCGCGTGGGCATGGTGCAGTTCGTCAAGGGCGCCTGGTCCACCGGCGAGACGGTGGCGCTGGAGCGTTTCGAGGATCTGGTCGATTTCCACACGATGGGCGAGGGGTTCACCTGGGACACCCAGGACCGCGCCCGCGACATCGCCGCCGCCGAAGCCGCCTGGGCCAAGGCCAGGGAACTGATGGCCGATCCGCGTTACCGTCTGATCGTGCTGGACGAGTTGAACATCGTGCTGCGCATGGAGTACCTGCCGATGGACGAGGTGCTGGCGACGCTGGCCGCCCGCCGGCCCGATCTGCATGTCTGCATCACCGGCCGCAACGCCAGGCCGGAACTGATCGCCGCCGCCGACCTCGTCACCGAGATGACGCTGGTGAAGCACCCGTTCGAGGCCGGGGTGAAGGCCCAGGCCGGCATCGAGTTCTGA